AAGTGATTGGCGGTAGGAGGCAGCACATGGACGGGCCGAGACGTGCGCTGAGGCGGCGCGGGCAGAGGTGCATCGCAGAGGTAGAAGGCCAAGCGGGGAGCTTGTTGGCGCGCTTGCTAGTTGGATCTAGCAGCTTGTCGGCGCGCTTGCTAGTTGGATCTAGCAGCTAGATTTGCTTCATGGTGTAAGCATATGTTTCAAATGTTTGAGATATTTTATAAGAAGTAATTGTTTTATATGAATGTTGTTAAAGTTGATCTAAATATTACGATGTTACATATATTTTTATACATATGTTGCAAAGTGGATGTTGCATTTTTAATGAGAATTGAAATTTTCTATGCAACACGAAACAGATATTGTAGCAGTGTTTTTTTCCCACCATCAATGGGTGACTAACAACTTTTTCACCATATTTTTTATGTTGCAAACAGTGATTGTCTATGTTGCAGATATTTATTTTCTATACTAATTTATATTGCGATGGACCAATTGAGCGTCCAGGTGCTAGCAGCGCCATTTTTTAAAAATCCATCGACTCCGTTCATTTGGCTGTGGCTAGTGGCTAGTGTTAATTTGGCGTGAAAAAAAATCACTGCTGACACTGCAAGCCAAGCGAACAGAGTCGGATCTGCCACTCGGCAGCTAGTAGTGATAAAGAATAAAGAAATttaacaagaaaaaaaacatctaCTATATCGCATACCCGGCTCCGCTCCACTATTTAATTACACCGATAAATCCAAGGTCAATGATTTCCTCACTTCAACATAATAGGCGAACAAACTAAAATGGATTTTGATCCTCTTAAAACCATCGTATACAACTTTGTAGGTTACAAAAGCTCTTGGATACAATGCCTTGTTTGTTGGCCATgctttgccaaacttgttgacCTATGTATACGAGTACAAAAATTTTACcctcttttctaaaaatattctCGCCCTTCTAACAATCCACCCTAAAAACACGCTTATTCGTTTGCACTGCTGGGGCATATCTCAAACAGCTAcgcgaaaaaaaaaacaaaataactcAAGTAGGGTCAGACGCTGATTATCGGTCATTGAATATTCAGAGTTCGAAACTAAAATATAGATTGTGTGTGTCATGCTTTCCAAACCTTATGTAGCTTGCTCACTAGTGCTACATATACAAGCTAGTTATGATATAGTACAATACTACAATGTGATGTGAACTGATTGATCTGTGTGCACAATGTTAACAATCGCTCTGTTtgtttggcttgtcagccaaccaaccagtagtactgttctctcagACTAAATCAGTATTAGCCACCaactaccagccagtcagcagcactgttctctcataataaatcagcaccagccacagccaagcgaacagagCGAATGTTAACTCGTACTTATACTACCGTCTACCATCTCCGCTCCGTGTACCATCCATCAAAATGTTGATTGctctcctcgcaaaaaaaaaatagttgctctattattattattattttttttctctcaaacTAGTCGTAGAATACCAAACAACACACAACGATATTTTTTATGCAAAAAAGGTGTATATGACTATATTCTTATTTGGAAAAAAATGTATTAATTGGAATCAACACCGTAGAAAAATTCAAAGTGTGAACTGCATCACGGATGACGAATGAATCGTACCATCCATCAAAATGTTGGTTGctctcctcgcaaaaaaaaatgttagttgctctattattattttttctctctctcaaacTAGTCGTAGAATACCAAACAACACACAACGATATTTTTTATGCAAAAAAGGTGTATATGACTATATTCTTATATTTGGAAAAAAATGTATTAATTGGAATCAACACCGTAGAAAAATTCAAAGTGTGAACTGCATCACGGATGACGAATGAATCGTATATGGCGGAAGTTTGACACTTGCGGCAAAAGatgtatattattattttattatttaccATCTTGTTCCTCCACTTCGTCCCCTCCCTCCCTAGTCCCTACCAACGAGTTAATTCCCTGAATGTCATTGAAATTTTCGTCAATCCCTTGAATGCCACTAAATGGCATTGAAGAGATTTTTTTGTgtctatgacatgtggggtcaatGGCAATCAAGGAATTGGCTAAAATTTTAGGGCTAGTTTGGCAGCAACTACTAATTAACCCAGGGAAGGAAGTCCCTCACGGGGAATTTTCTGGGCTTACTCGTTCCCCCTCCACCCTAGGGGATATTATCCCCGAATGGGAGAATTTCCCTGCTGCTCTTTGGAACGGTTTTCCCCAGGGAGAGGGGGGTCGACCAAAAATTATATTCCTACCATTTTCAATAATCCAAAGGGAGATATGCAATATGTATGTTTCGAACAATCACAAAATGCATGTAACTTAAGAGGTGAATAACATGCGAAGATCTGAATCAACAAAGTGAGTAACATGGGAAGATCTGAATCAACACATCAACTGTGAGGAATTATTTGGTATAGCTAAGTCTGCAAAAGTTTAATTTAAGTACCATCTAATATATCCAACCAAGCAAATCCACTCATCATCACATCACAGGTCATCTCCATTCACACATCcaacatataataaaaataaaatggaTCACTAAGAATTTTGACACTAATAAACATTATGACTAACTCTTTTCACAAGATTCACAATAGCCTTGCCGCTTCACTTTCCTTTTTACGTTCCCAGCGTAAAGATGTAAACAACACAGAACAAGGAAACTGGGCTTTTCAGGTTGCTTCCACCAAGTGCTTTGCATCAAACACAaagaaactggtcctccaaagTTAATCTTCATAATCACCAATCTGGCTACTCCCAATCTGAACTTGAACAATTAGATAATGTTAAGATATAACTATGTTGACAGAACAACTTTTATAAGAAAAGCTCATGACATATCTGTCTTGCCTTGGGCTTTGCTAAAAAAAATAACAATCAAATAGCACAAATAAGCTCAAAAAATATCAAGCTAAGAAAAGGCTAATAGAACAGACATAAAAAAAGGCTAAGTACTGGGTATGAGATGCTACCATGATTCCTATGCATATATTACGATTCAGCTTCTATATGTGCATAGCTAAGTACTGAGTTACCATGATTCCCATATTTTTCAAGTATTGAGCAGACCATTCTGATAGGTAAGTAGATGTGATTTACCACAGTTGTTATAACTCTGAAATAGTTGCATCCACGGAGTCATTATTCATGCTGTAGCTACTAAAAGAAACAGAAGGGAAAAAAGAGAGACTATCACATTAGTTTTTCAGACATGCTAACTGACTTGCTAAATATTCTTCAACTGGTATAGCAGCTTTAATACTATGTAAATAGGAAATAATTCAATTGACAAAAATATCAAATAATCAATAGCCCTTTAAGGTAGTGCACCCAACAAACTATCACATATTGATAGACCTAGCAGGGAAGCTCACAAGTAAGCTTAGTTCACAATattaacaaaagaaaaatattatgaTGTAAATAACTGGGTGGCAGATCTTCAGCTACAACAGAGCATATTTACAACAGGTAAAACCAGCACTTCTGTGCAATAGCTCATTTTCTTAACAGATCTGGCAGTACAAAAtatagaggaaaagaaaagtcTGGCTGTGCCCTTAATCTTAGCCTGAATGGAAGATAATTTTCACACCTAGAGCTACATAACTAAATTGCAATCAGATGCAATTTTGGACAACTAGAATTCCAATTATCATAAGCAACCAAACCATGTAAAAGCCTTTGTCAAAAATCCACAAGTAACTGAATTACCAATGCAATTAACTAGAAATCTGCATGCAAAGTTACTTCTATCTTTGAGTTCCAGATACTCTTTATGCAGCACCTAAACTACTCTACTAGAGCAGAATTCATCAATTGCCTCGATTTGGTTTACATGTAGAACTCTTTCCTGCTTGTTGTTATGTTTCAAATGGAGGTCATGTCTGTTTTGATTTCAATAATTAATTCTGCACAAATAAAATCAATGTCAAAACATGATGTGCTGACTCCATATATCTGTTCTTTTCATGTCTGAATTTATTCCGCACAAAGAAATCGACCCCTAACTACTCCATACGCTTTGATGATGCACTATGGTAGATGCTAAGTTGCCCATACTACTCAGGAacatgaatacaaaaattaaATCTAGTCAGATTTAGGGATCATAAAGAGGAACCAGCACAGGTGCAGTAAAAACCAAAGAAGACAATGCATTTCAATCTTGAAGCAATCTTTACCATGGCACAGATGGTGAATTAGTAACAAGTCAACGCCCACGCCTAGGACCCAATCTCTCAGGCCGTCCTCCGCTCGTGGCTGCAGGTCTGCAGCTCTTCCTCCCCAATATCTACAAGAATTGGTGTGAGGTGAGGAGAAACCATAGTGGCAAGGAGATGCTGGCGGAAGCGAAGGTGCTGGACTCACCAAGTAGAGGCAGAGGGACTGGATCGCGAAAGAGGCGCAGCAGAGGCGACGCAGcaggggggcgggggggggggggggggtggatcCACGGCAACGGCGCCGGGGATCTCATTCGCATCGAACTTGGGGGAGGAGATGCGGGCGGAGGCGGACTAACCTGTGAAGGCGCAGGTGCTAGCGTCGTGTTGGCGGTCTCGCTTGAGGACACGACGGCGGAGGGGGAGGTCGCatgggaggcggtggcggcggcggtctcgCCCATGATGCGTCGTGACTCGCGAGCGAAGCTGGCGGCGTCGAGAGCCGCGaggggtcgaggaacggggaaAACGCTCCCGGCCTCATGCCTCGCGGATTTCTTCCGTGTGGAAAACGCAGCGAAGCGGGCCGCGATTCCGCGTCTGATGGGCTACCAAACGCCTTGACAGGTAGCCCAGGGGAGCTTACCCCTCGGGTTTTTCGGGCCCGGGAAACCGCAGGGAACCCGGCGGGGATTGTGGCTTCCAAACTAGGGCTTAATGGCATTGAGGGAATTGACACTAAATGGCATTGAAGAGTTTTTTTTGTgtctatgacatgtggggtcaatGACAATCAAGAAATTGGCTAAAATTTTAATGCCATTGAGTGAATTGCCCCCCTACCAAACCAGTCGGAGCTCCCTCCTCCATCTTCTGATCTTCTCCCCTTCCCCTGCAGCGGGGACGGCTACAGCGGGGCCACCGGTGACgcttctctccctcctccccgccggctcGGGGCCTGTTCATCCCAAGCTCCCACGCCTACGGCCTACATCGAGCCCCCGCTCCCAGCGCCCGGCGCGCGCGCCGTCTGGGTCCAGGCCGCCTTCCACAgaagcgcggcgcggcgcccacCTCGGAGGAAGTCGCCTCCTCGCCTTCCCCTCCGCCCCTCTACTTTGCTGCCGCCAAGTGGAGACCCGCCAGGAATCGGATCGGCTTTCTTGGTACGGCGCCCTAACCTAGCTTGCTCCGATCAGTGCATTCCGAATCTACTCCTCTTGGTTGGATACTCAAATTCACCTGTTTGTTGCGAATTCCATTGCTGGACGGCGGGGTGGGGGTAATAGTAGCAGTAAAAAAAAACAGGCCACCTGAACAGTAACAGGCTCTTGCGGTTTGTCAGCTATTGCTATGCAACCGTGAATCTGTATGTCCTAAATTTGGTTGGGGTTTCTGAAACCACCTAGTATTTTACACACCCTGCCTTGTGAACATGAACCAGGGTATATTTGGAGTGTTGTTCGGAAGGCTCTGAGATGGCTGATGGCGATTCATCTGACTTCACCTTCTGCAAGGTAGGCGTGGTGGTCGTTTGTGTCAGTGCTTTTATGTTTGCTGTTCTACTGCTTTGTACCATTACATTACTTATCAGTTTTTTTCCCTGCTCCCAAAAGTTTTCTGCTCAAAGCTCAACTGCGTACTTTGTGGGGTTCATAAAGAGTTTTGTAAACATGAAAACATCACTTAGTTCTAATACAATAGATAATATGTCCGATATTTGTTTCCACACAAAAATTAATAACCATAAGGCTTAAATCGTGTCGCTTGCTTTGATAATCCGCAATAAGCATGGAGCCAAGGATTTGGTTTCACCAATATATGTTCATTTCTGAAACCAGTACAAGTGCATAGGTTACATTTCTGTATACTATTTGAACAAGTCAAGCGGAGGAAATAAGAAACAGGATGGGTGAGGGGCTCTGATTGTTTTTGCCTTCTCTTTGCTGTATGGAAATGTATGCCTTGATGCTATTATCATGAATTCATGATGCATGCATCAAAACAGTTGCTCTTAGTTGTTTTTGTCTCAGTTGCTGATGTTGTAGGATTGGGTTAATTAGCTAATTACCTAGTGTATCTTCATCGGCACTCACTTCATTGTCCTTTTTTGGGTTAGTAGGTGGTAAATTTTCTTGCTAATGGTTTACTTTTTCTGGTATGGCGTCTAAACTTTTGTGTTATATCCTTTCAGGTTAGTTCTGAAGAAAATGACGGACAATTAGGATCTCCTAAAGCCATTCCTGTGGCAAGTATGTCGCTCGAGGATGTTCATGTTGATCGTGCGAAAACTGCAAAGAGTGATGGCTTGAAAGCCAATGACTCAGATAAAGATAGGTCTGGTAACAGTGCTAGTGTTTCAATACAAGACAGCAACATGAAAGAACCAATTACACAAACAAGTGGTGGAGCAGAATCAAATGTGTCGTCACAGGCAAAACCTTCATCGAAGAAACCTGCAGTACGGAAAAAGGTTCCTTTCGAGAAGGGCTATAGCCAAATGGATTGGTTAAAGCTGACACGAACACATCCTGATCTAGCTGGTAAGTTGTTACAGACTTTAGTGGGTGCTGTTTGATGATCTTTGGTACTTGGATTTATCTGGTTACTACAGAGTGGTTGATGCTGCTTCATAATTGATGCCTCTCAAAGGACCTGTCGTGGGGATCCGGGAATGACAGTGAAGCAGTCATAATTATACTAGTTGAAAACTTCTGCATTCTGTAGCGATTTAAGTTACTGTGCCATGTTTTTCTGCTGTGTATTTTTGTCTGAGATAAAGGTTCTGTATTTTGTGCTGACTTGTTAGGTCCTCTGTGGGGTTCTATCAGTATAAAAGAAATATTGCCAGCTTGAGAAACTCAATGCTTACCTTGCTGCATAGTTCACATTATCTAAGTTGAGAACCTTTAACTTTTTAATGTTTATATTAGCCATTTTCCTTTGAAGaaatttccttttctaatttaaCACTGCCTACTGTAGCCTTTATGCCTTGGTAACACTTTGCATCAGTCCTAGCCTCATAGGACTATTCATAATCTGGGTGGCTGATGGCTCTTCTGAATACTAGCTCCATATTTATGTTTCAGTTTTGTAGCACGATAAGTCAATCAGGTTCATAAGGGATGAGCCTGTTGTTTTGCGTGAGGGCACAATGATAAGTTTCTTAATGATAATGGCTTTAGCTACAAATTAAtaggatttttttattttgtaattTATGTGGTCATAATAAGACTTACATGTCTTAACTTGATGATTTTTCTGATACAAGTTGGCTGTTGAGTACTTATGTGAAGACCAAGATGCTGTTATCAGTATCAGAGTGTCTTCATGATAGGCAGctagacaatgtttacaccatGATGCAAAACCTTTTAAAAATTAGCTTGATAGAGCTAGAAATGAGccgtagggggggggggggggggggcattttGCTTAACTTATAAACATATATGCTAGCAAGCTGTTGTAAAGAAATTTGTCTTTCATCGTATCGTGCAGTCCTATTTTGATGATCTTCAAGGTAGAAAAAGCACACTCAATGCTCCTTGTTGAAACTAATAGAGTGAGAAGCAACCGAAGCAATCTATCATTCAAGTGTTCCAAAATCTTGTACTGCGAAGACATCAGAACCGCTTCTTCTCTTTATATTCTTACTGGAAATGAAGCAAAGAAGACAATATGCTCGGTGGTTGCTCTCTGAATACTCTAACCAAGAAGGAAAATCACTGAACCAATTAAACTTGAAATGATGCTATGTGATTTCATTTGGGggcagggggggggggcacaGCCCATGTTTGCCGACATGTAGCTCCGCCGGTGCTTGATATGTTTTGAGATCTTGTAAACGGTAAACCTCTATCTCAGTCTGAGATTGACTAGAACTATGTACTTACACTGAATTTTGAGTTCATGTTTTCTCATCTTTCCTTACCTGCTTAATGTGTGTTTTGCCCCTCAATTGATCGTACAGATAGTTGATGCAACAAAAAATatgcttttctttcttttatagGGCTCAAGGGGCAGTCAAATCGAAGGTTAATTTCTTTGGAAGAAGTTAAGCAGCATAAAACTGGAGATTGCATTTGGACAGTTCTCAAAGGCCGTGTTTATAATATTGCTCCATACATGAAATTTCATCCTGGAGGTAATCTTAGATCATGCAGAGTTATTCTGTTGAGTTTCAGAACTGCTGCTTCCACTTTAAAGCCTTTTCAGTTGTTCCTTCAAAGTTTCGTATCATGATAAATTTTTTGCTACCTTGCATCATATTTTGGCATTTGTTTGCAGGAGTTGATATGCTTATGAAAGCTGCTGGAAAGGACTGCACTGCTTTGTTCAGTATCCttctattgttttttttttctgaaaatatcTTGTTACTTGTTGTGTATTCACACTGCAACACAATTCTTCTCATGCAAGTTGATGTGTTACCGAAAGGCATGGAATAGAAACGACACATTATGTTTTGTCACATGATCACTGTGACGCTTTTGCAGCCTTATCTCGTCAATCTCTTGGTGATTGACCTGCTGATGATTCTGATCATTAGTTGTCTCATTATTGTGATTGTGCAGAGGTTTATAATTCTTGATGACTTCTTGACTTTGCTATAGATAAATACCATGCTTGGGTAAATGCAGAGTTCCTTTTGGAGAAGTGCCTTGTCGGATTCCTTGACCCCAACGAGTAGATCTCAAGGTTCACGCCATTGTGGCATTTTACCACTTCTGCACTACTGGACTATTTGTATTAGGCACACTAGTCGATGAATTAAAGAATGTAAATGTTCTATTGTATCACAATGAGAGTACAATAATTCATTTCGttcaaaaaagaaagagaaagaaataagCTTAGTGTCTGTTCGTCCTTGTAGATGTGAGAAAATCCAGGGATATACTGGTATGTTAATGAGATGCGAGGTAAATTGCAACAAACAGTCAGAATGAGGCCATTGGCCAAGCCCTTGCTCCTGCAGAATTGAAGTTATTGTGGTTGCATGATCATGTCTATAAACAAAACAAGTGGTTTTCATATGCTTGTGTTATAACCTTTTTATAGCATTATAATATGCATTGGAATTTTCAAATTCATGTTTCTCACCTGGAAGTTGAATTTGTCAAAAAGTGCTCAagatttttatgatttttattaTTCAagatttttatgatttttattaTTCTTTCTGTTTCATTTAAGTTTTTATTGATTTTTTATTTgtatattttaaaatttaatctacaatttttatttatttttttcctcagaccccgcacagtgcgggaagcctacggcactgggtacgttctttttttaaaaaaatttaatctACAATTTTTAATGGTCAAACTATATTGAGTGGACAGCATTGAAAGGAGATTTGCATTGGCACAAAAGTGGCGAGCAATTTGGATGGTAGAAGGGGAAGTTAGACTGCAATGAGCTGGAAAAGAAAGGTTTCTTTTAAAAGCCAATATAGCAAGACAGTGGATGTGCGTGTGTGGGCTGGGGTGTGGGGAAGTCTTCCTCTTCCTTGGTCTGTATTTTTTTCTGAAAGAGTTTTTCAATGTATTCTCGTGCTCTATTAACAAAACATTGGCAGTTCCTAAAAAAGTGCAAATCCTGAAGTTTTTTTATAACGTAGGGTACCATGTTCTTTATCACActacaaaatttaaacttaaaCTTAGCTTGTATATGGTCCGTGAAATAATTCATAGGAGTaacttcaaataaaatttgataaatggACCAAGGGGACAAAGTGAATAATTAAGGATAATAAAGCCTCTTTCAAGATCATAAATCACTTGGGCTCCAAAACCTACACCTTACACACGTAACACTTTCAAGCAACCATGACTCATTGAGATGCCCCCATGGTCAAGATATTCAACATAGATAAAAAAAAGCCCCTATGTTTGACGACTATGGTAAGAGGGATCTTAATCTATGGGTTTGTTTCGTAGAGCTTCCAAAGCAACTTCAGCAGTGAAGTGATTCTAGCATGATTCTAGGAGCTGAAAAAAACTAGATTCTCTTAATTCACTTCCTGCACATAATCAATTTCTCCTTAAAACTTAAAGCATCATATAAAATACTCTTAAGTAACTTCTATCAAAGGTGACAGGAGCTCTACCAAACAGGCCTTAGCCACCAAAGGACACATAAAGCCGCTAATGGAGGTGCAGAGATTAGAGTTTCGATATTAACGAGGAAAAGAAATGGATTCGCTGTGCTTAAAAAAAGGATGGGTTGGAGGAGGGGAAGGACCGGttgcggtggtggtgggccGGTGGCAGCTCGAGGGTGGGCCGGGCCGCTGAGGTGGCAAGAGGGAGGGGCCGGTTGCGGTTGCGAGCGGGTATGGTAACCAAGTTGCCAGGTGTAGGGTTGGTGATCAAGCGTGACAGTGTGCCGTCGGATGGAAACCAGGAGGAATGAGGATCGGATGGAGCCAACTGAGATATTAGATGAAGATCGAACGATCGAGATTCGTTGCCTGATTAGACAAAAGAAAAATCAGGCAACTCTAATATAATCCCTCCCCTGAATGCACTTGCCGTCAAACACACAGATGTAACGCATGAAAAGTCGACAATTATCCGTTAAGATACTGATGAAATGTACTTTTACCAATGGTAATCTGTTATATTTCATTAGATACTGTGAAATGTACTTTTACCAATGGTAATCTGTTATATTTCACGTCTGGCGTGCGTTATACATTGATCTCCTTGTCACGTTAGAGCTTTCAAACATGACTTCAAAGTGGAACCAGATGCTAAaagcaaatgaaaaaaaagggtGAAAGTGGCCACAGAAACGCCGTCGTCCATCGTTCTTTCGTGCTTTCCCCCCGTTGCTGCTGAGCCGTTGGTCCACTCGatcttctttgcaaaaaatctAATCCATCCTAAGTGGCATTTTTATGCTCTTGTCTTTTTAATTCACTTTTAAGGCCTACGGAGTGCCGTGCAATCGCCGTATCTTTTGCTCTGTTAGCTTTCTGCTTTATGGTCAATGGCGATGTTAAAGATGCTTCAGAATTTGGAGCGCTTGGGAGTCTGCGGAAGGCGttggtggaaagaaagagagGCCAATGCTTGGTGGCATCTTCAACCTTGGACATGGCTGGCTGCTACTTCTTCTTCAGTGCCTGCTTTTCCGAAACCAAGGAAAGCCTACCAACTTTTCCCCAACCAGACAACAAATTGAACTTTTGAACGGTCGAGAAATAAATTACTATTATTTTCCCTTTCCAACTAATATTTCCCTTTCCAACAAATATTTCTCCGTGCAACTTTTGACAACTCAACATTTCCTCTATGCAATATATGTTTTctcaatattttttatttcggtCCAGCTTTATTTTATGGAACGGCACAACAGTTCTTTCGAAGATGCAACATTTTTTTCCACTATATTGTTCGTTCCAACTATTTCTATTTTTTCACATATATTTTCTAAGAAATATATGTGTCCTCAACACTCCTGGACTCAATACTTCATTTTCTAATCCAACATGCATTTTTAACATGGTTCTACCAATAAAAATCACATCCAGTTGATATCCCCAAATCGTTTTATTTACTTTTGTCACGCACAAGTCCTATGGAGAAAAAAAACCTGACAGGCCTTTACAATTGACCGGTAACATACTACTTTTTCCGTTctaaatagaaaatccaaaataactaataatttaAGACGGAGAGAGTAACACGGACATGTTCTTTCTACAATCCTGCATATGTTTgggccaaaaaaaaaggaacacaTGTGGTCAGACACAAGTGATCGAGTTGGACAAGACCCATGGCCGTGTTGGTCGTCCTGCGGACAAGACCCAAGTCGTCGGTCAAGTTTCACTGCGTCTTGCGTCTGCGTGCGCTGCCGCTTACATTCTATTCCATTATATTCTAttctacaaaaaaaaatctcgaaggcatggtgtactaaatgaaatctatttgcaaaacttttttccGGGATGAGTagcttttcgcgacgaatctaatgacggtaattaatcgacggcttgctacagtgatgctgaatctaatgacggtaattaatcgacggcttgctacagtgatgctgaatctaatgacggtaattaatcgacggcttgctacagtgatgctgaatctaatgacggtaattaatcgacgacttgctacagtgatgctacagtaactatcctctaattgcgcggtcaaaggtctcattagattcttcaggtcaTTAGCGCggaggttctgaagttggttttgtaaaatagctttgtttgacactgtaattagcggtcaaaatgtcactattcactagcacaGCACAAACCAAACGAGGCCTACTTGAATGCTTGATGTCGACTCTGAGCTCGCGTCCAGCAGGACGTCGCTGCCAGATACACTTATCGCCTGCGCTTTCGtgtatttatatatatacaaatactAAGCACTAGCACTAcattggccgtgtttggatccTATTGTAAGTGTTAGTGTTAGTTTTTAACCCTCCAAATAACCCTTAACACTTACTAGTTCGGATCCAAATGTTATTTAGCATTTAATGGTGCTTAAAGAACCAAtgctctctcttttttcagTGAGGCCCACCAAAAGTAACACAATAATTACCTCTTGGAGGGGTTAGAGTTTTGAGATGTGTTAATGCCAAATAACACATATGTTTGGCTCTCAAATGTTATTTGGGATTATTTGGAGTGTGTTACTAAATAACACATGCATCCAAACAGAGCCATTGATTTTACTGAAAGTATACAACTTTGGGCAAAGCTATAGCGACGAGGGGCGCAAGAAAGAAGTGTCGACACTCTGGCGACATGCCCCCCCGGTCGCCGTCCGCCGGCGGAGCCAACAGGGCCATGGGAGCCAGCTCTCCCTGGCTCACCGGCGACTAACAACGCCCTAGACTAGGTTaggttaattaattaatactgTCCTCcacaagaaaatggaaaaaaaacgcAGGAAAAAGACATGGGCAAAAGGACGGGGCATAACTCGGCTCCATCGAGTCGTTTGAGGATGACGACGACGGGCGCCAAGATTCTCTGATGGTTCTTTTTCTGACAGATTCTGGGGCTGCTGGGGTTGGCGACTTGGCGTCGTCGCACGCGATTGCACTGGCTCACTGGTCTTGCTTCAC
This portion of the Panicum virgatum strain AP13 chromosome 2N, P.virgatum_v5, whole genome shotgun sequence genome encodes:
- the LOC120659729 gene encoding cytochrome b5 domain-containing protein RLF-like isoform X1 — protein: MADGDSSDFTFCKVSSEENDGQLGSPKAIPVASMSLEDVHVDRAKTAKSDGLKANDSDKDRSGNSASVSIQDSNMKEPITQTSGGAESNVSSQAKPSSKKPAVRKKVPFEKGYSQMDWLKLTRTHPDLAGLKGQSNRRLISLEEVKQHKTGDCIWTVLKGRVYNIAPYMKFHPGGVDMLMKAAGKDCTALFNLKVHAIVAFYHFCTTGLFVLGTLVDELKNVNVLLYHNESTIIHFVQKRKRKK
- the LOC120659729 gene encoding cytochrome b5 domain-containing protein RLF-like isoform X2 translates to MADGDSSDFTFCKVSSEENDGQLGSPKAIPVASMSLEDVHVDRAKTAKSDGLKANDSDKDRSGNSASVSIQDSNMKEPITQTSGGAESNVSSQAKPSSKKPAVRKKVPFEKGYSQMDWLKLTRTHPDLAGLKGQSNRRLISLEEVKQHKTGDCIWTVLKGRVYNIAPYMKFHPGGVDMLMKAAGKDCTALFNKYHAWVNAEFLLEKCLVGFLDPNE